Proteins found in one Collibacillus ludicampi genomic segment:
- the ytfJ gene encoding GerW family sporulation protein: protein MAEHPIEGLMQTAMENLKEMIDVNTIIGDPVETPDGSVILPISKVGFGFAAGGSEFDMNAEGLANHQEGGNKGGWPFGGGAGGGVSITPIGFLVVGNGQIKMLSTEGPTQLYERIIDMAPGFIEKIQSMTKKDKMKHDECQAKSTNPPVS from the coding sequence ATGGCGGAACATCCGATCGAAGGCTTGATGCAAACGGCCATGGAAAACCTGAAAGAAATGATAGACGTAAACACGATTATCGGGGATCCTGTTGAAACGCCCGATGGTTCCGTGATTCTTCCTATTTCAAAAGTGGGATTTGGATTTGCGGCGGGTGGCAGTGAATTCGATATGAATGCAGAAGGATTAGCAAATCACCAAGAAGGAGGAAATAAGGGCGGATGGCCATTCGGAGGCGGAGCCGGCGGGGGAGTTTCCATTACTCCAATCGGTTTTCTCGTAGTCGGTAACGGACAGATCAAGATGCTGTCGACTGAAGGGCCCACCCAACTGTACGAACGAATCATCGATATGGCCCCAGGGTTCATCGAAAAAATTCAATCGATGACCAAGAAAGATAAAATGAAGCATGATGAATGTCAAGCGAAGTCAACCAATCCACCAGTTTCATGA